A section of the Pseudomonas prosekii genome encodes:
- a CDS encoding glutathione binding-like protein has translation MIDLYYWTTPNGHKISIFLEEAGLKYDVHPINISQNDQFKPEFLKISPNNKIPAIVDHEPADGGEPLPLFESGAILLYLAEKTGKFLPKDLRGRQQALQWLFWQMGGLGPMAGQNHHFSQFAPEKIPYAIKRYIDETARLYGVLDKQLAHNEFVAGSEYSIADMAIYPWIVSHKWQSQKLEDFPNVLRWFTHIQNRPATVKAYALAAKVNPPKS, from the coding sequence ATGATCGACCTGTATTACTGGACCACCCCGAACGGCCACAAAATCTCGATTTTCCTCGAAGAGGCTGGCCTCAAGTACGACGTGCACCCGATCAACATCAGCCAGAACGACCAGTTCAAGCCTGAATTCCTGAAGATTTCCCCGAACAACAAAATCCCGGCAATCGTCGATCATGAACCGGCTGACGGCGGTGAGCCGCTGCCGTTGTTCGAGTCCGGCGCGATCTTGCTGTACCTCGCCGAGAAGACCGGCAAGTTCCTGCCCAAAGACCTGCGCGGGCGCCAGCAGGCGTTGCAATGGTTGTTCTGGCAGATGGGCGGTCTGGGGCCGATGGCCGGGCAGAATCATCATTTCAGCCAGTTCGCGCCGGAGAAAATCCCCTACGCGATCAAGCGCTACATCGACGAAACCGCGCGCCTCTACGGCGTGCTCGACAAGCAACTGGCACATAACGAATTCGTCGCCGGCAGCGAATACAGCATTGCCGACATGGCGATCTACCCGTGGATCGTCTCGCACAAGTGGCAGAGCCAGAAACTTGAAGACTTCCCCAACGTCCTGCGCTGGTTCACTCACATCCAGAATCGCCCGGCAACGGTGAAGGCGTATGCGCTGGCGGCGAAGGTCAACCCACCCAAGTCTTGA
- a CDS encoding penicillin acylase family protein, producing MASPALTHFLPRFGVAAAVAGVLSLTGCQTWDTQDTLPPASGVQPLKGLAQNVSVRRNAMGMPLIESNSFHDALFALGYVHASDRITQMVTMRLLAEGRLAEMSGADLLDADRYMRAVNLKKSAGELYKASSPRLKRFFEVYARGVNAYLFRYRDKLPADLAASGYKPEYWKPEDSALIFCLLNFSQSANLPEEISALVLAQTVTTDKLPWLTPSAPDEKLPAAEADKLQGIKLNGAIPGLAEISKATGQLADLNLLGATSSNNWAIGPQRSRSGKSLLASDSHGPMGVPSLYSYVQIRAPKYQAAGVSFAGLPMVLGGFNGKVAWSMTAVMGDNQDLFLEKIRRQGNGLAYDVGGKWQPVAVRNETFFVKGQRSIREPVYETRHGALLNSAQGLNMANGFGVALQTPSFTDDKTLDAFFDLSRAQTVEKASDASREIRAIALNLVFADASNIGWQVTGRYPNRREGEGLLPSPGWEGRYDWDGYADPMLHPYDQDPAQGWLGTANQRVIPHGYGMQLSNSWSAPERGERMAQLAGAGKHDTRSLIAMQYDQTTTFAAKLKSMFEAPGMPQPLKQAIDKLPEADRSKAREALTRLMAFDGKLSPTSADAAIYQLFLQESAKQIFLDELGPESSPAWQAFTANGELSYAAQADHLLAREDSPFWDDARTPQKEDKPAILARSLAAAISAGDSQMGGDHKAWQWGKLHRYEWKNANGQTVRGPMAAGGDHTTLNTAAFAWGENFNTTRVPAMRFIVDFGQAEPLMGQNGTGQSGNPASPNYLNSIDPWLKGQYMSLPMQPQNFDKVYGKARLTLTPGK from the coding sequence ATGGCCTCGCCAGCCCTCACACATTTTCTTCCCCGGTTCGGCGTTGCCGCAGCAGTGGCCGGTGTTTTGAGCCTGACCGGTTGTCAGACCTGGGACACTCAGGACACCCTCCCCCCAGCCTCCGGCGTGCAGCCGCTCAAGGGCCTGGCGCAGAACGTTTCGGTGCGGCGCAATGCCATGGGCATGCCGCTGATCGAAAGCAACAGCTTCCACGACGCGCTGTTCGCCCTCGGTTACGTGCACGCCAGCGACCGCATCACGCAAATGGTCACCATGCGCCTGCTGGCCGAGGGCCGCCTGGCAGAAATGTCCGGCGCCGACCTGCTCGACGCCGACCGCTACATGCGCGCCGTCAACCTGAAGAAAAGCGCCGGCGAGCTGTATAAAGCTTCGTCGCCACGCCTCAAGCGCTTCTTCGAAGTCTATGCGCGCGGCGTCAACGCCTACCTGTTCCGCTACCGCGACAAGCTGCCGGCCGACCTCGCCGCCAGCGGCTATAAACCGGAATACTGGAAACCTGAAGATTCGGCGCTGATTTTCTGCCTGCTCAACTTCAGCCAATCGGCCAACCTGCCGGAAGAAATTTCCGCGCTGGTGCTCGCGCAAACCGTCACCACCGACAAACTGCCGTGGCTGACGCCGTCCGCGCCCGACGAAAAACTGCCGGCGGCCGAAGCGGACAAACTGCAAGGCATCAAGCTCAACGGCGCGATCCCCGGTCTGGCCGAAATCAGCAAAGCCACCGGGCAACTGGCGGATTTGAACCTGCTCGGCGCCACCTCCTCGAACAACTGGGCGATCGGCCCGCAGCGCAGCCGCAGCGGCAAAAGCCTGCTGGCCAGCGACAGCCACGGGCCGATGGGCGTGCCGTCGCTGTACAGCTACGTGCAGATCCGCGCGCCGAAATATCAGGCCGCGGGCGTCAGCTTCGCCGGCCTGCCGATGGTGCTCGGCGGTTTCAACGGCAAAGTGGCGTGGAGCATGACCGCGGTCATGGGCGACAACCAGGACCTGTTCCTGGAAAAAATCCGCCGCCAGGGCAATGGCCTGGCCTATGACGTCGGCGGCAAATGGCAGCCAGTGGCCGTGCGCAACGAAACCTTCTTCGTCAAAGGCCAGCGCTCGATTCGCGAACCCGTGTACGAAACCCGCCACGGCGCGCTGCTCAACAGTGCCCAAGGCCTGAACATGGCCAATGGTTTTGGCGTCGCGTTGCAGACTCCAAGCTTCACCGACGACAAGACTCTGGACGCGTTTTTCGACCTGTCCCGCGCGCAAACCGTCGAGAAAGCCTCGGACGCCAGCCGCGAGATCCGCGCCATCGCCCTGAATCTGGTGTTCGCCGACGCCAGCAACATTGGCTGGCAAGTCACCGGCCGTTACCCTAATCGCCGCGAAGGCGAAGGCCTGTTGCCGTCGCCGGGCTGGGAAGGTCGCTACGACTGGGACGGTTACGCCGACCCGATGCTCCATCCTTACGACCAGGACCCGGCGCAAGGCTGGCTCGGCACCGCCAACCAACGGGTAATTCCGCATGGTTACGGCATGCAATTGTCGAATTCCTGGTCCGCCCCGGAACGCGGCGAGCGCATGGCCCAACTGGCCGGCGCGGGCAAGCACGACACGCGCAGCCTGATCGCCATGCAGTACGACCAGACCACCACGTTCGCCGCCAAACTGAAAAGCATGTTTGAAGCGCCGGGCATGCCGCAGCCGCTGAAACAGGCAATCGACAAGTTGCCGGAAGCGGATCGCAGCAAGGCTCGCGAAGCGTTGACGCGCTTGATGGCATTCGACGGCAAGCTCAGCCCGACGTCCGCCGACGCCGCGATTTACCAGTTGTTCCTGCAGGAAAGCGCCAAGCAGATTTTCCTCGACGAACTCGGCCCGGAAAGCAGCCCGGCGTGGCAAGCCTTTACCGCCAACGGCGAGTTGTCCTACGCGGCGCAGGCCGATCACCTGCTCGCTCGCGAAGACAGCCCGTTCTGGGACGACGCGCGCACCCCGCAGAAAGAAGACAAACCGGCGATCCTCGCGCGCAGTCTGGCGGCGGCGATCAGTGCTGGCGACAGCCAAATGGGCGGCGATCACAAGGCCTGGCAGTGGGGCAAATTGCACCGCTACGAATGGAAGAATGCCAATGGCCAGACCGTTCGGGGGCCGATGGCGGCCGGCGGCGATCACACCACGTTGAACACCGCAGCGTTCGCCTGGGGCGAGAACTTCAATACAACGCGAGTACCGGCGATGCGTTTTATCGTCGACTTCGGCCAGGCTGAACCGCTGATGGGGCAGAACGGCACCGGGCAATCGGGGAATCCGGCGAGCCCGAATTACCTGAACAGCATCGACCCATGGCTGAAAGGCCAATACATGAGCCTGCCAATGCAGCCGCAGAACTTCGACAAGGTGTACGGCAAGGCGCGGTTGACCCTGACACCCGGGAAATAA
- a CDS encoding ligase-associated DNA damage response exonuclease, whose product MDLVIARPEGLYCPAGDFYIDPWRPVERAVITHAHGDHAHRGNQHYLAAAPGEGILRSRLGQDINLQTLPYGERLLHHGVTLSFHPAGHVLGSAQVRLEYGGEVWVASGDYKIEPDGTCAPFEPVRCHTFITESTFGLPIYRWQPQAQIFAEINQWWRANIAAQKASVLFCYSFGKAQRILHGIDASIGPILSHGAVEPLNRVYRDAGIYLPPTIYAGDIKKSDPIMRQALVIAPPSAGASTWMRRFGDYSDGFASGWMRLRGPRRRRGVDRGFVLSDHADWPGLLWAIEQTGAERVMVTHGSIGVLVQHLREKGLDAQGFSTEYGDDEEENAAAPAELAEAQ is encoded by the coding sequence ATGGATCTTGTTATCGCGCGCCCGGAAGGTTTGTACTGCCCCGCCGGGGATTTCTACATCGACCCGTGGCGCCCGGTGGAACGTGCGGTGATTACCCACGCCCACGGCGATCATGCGCATCGCGGCAATCAGCATTACCTCGCAGCGGCGCCCGGCGAAGGGATTCTGCGCTCGCGTCTGGGCCAGGACATCAACCTGCAAACCCTGCCCTACGGCGAGCGTTTGCTGCACCACGGCGTAACCCTGAGCTTTCATCCGGCCGGCCATGTGCTCGGTTCGGCGCAGGTGCGTCTCGAATACGGCGGTGAAGTCTGGGTCGCCTCGGGGGATTACAAAATCGAGCCCGACGGCACCTGCGCGCCGTTCGAACCGGTGCGCTGCCACACCTTCATCACCGAATCGACCTTCGGTCTGCCGATCTACCGCTGGCAGCCGCAAGCGCAGATCTTCGCCGAGATCAACCAATGGTGGCGTGCCAATATCGCCGCGCAAAAGGCCAGCGTGCTGTTCTGCTATTCCTTCGGCAAGGCGCAGCGGATTCTGCACGGCATCGACGCCAGCATCGGCCCGATTTTGTCGCACGGCGCCGTCGAGCCGCTGAACCGCGTCTACCGCGACGCCGGCATTTATCTGCCGCCGACGATTTACGCCGGCGACATCAAAAAAAGCGACCCGATCATGCGTCAGGCGTTGGTCATCGCCCCGCCCTCTGCCGGCGCGAGCACGTGGATGCGCCGTTTCGGCGACTACAGCGACGGTTTCGCCAGCGGCTGGATGCGTTTGCGCGGCCCACGGCGGCGGCGCGGCGTTGATCGCGGATTTGTGCTTTCGGACCACGCCGATTGGCCGGGCCTGCTGTGGGCCATCGAGCAGACCGGCGCCGAACGAGTGATGGTCACTCACGGCTCGATTGGTGTGCTGGTCCAGCATCTGCGCGAAAAAGGCCTCGACGCACAAGGTTTCAGCACTGAATACGGCGATGACGAAGAAGAGAACGCCGCCGCGCCCGCCGAACTTGCCGAGGCGCAATGA
- a CDS encoding ATP-dependent DNA ligase, whose translation MKAFAELYAELDATTSSNAKLAAMQAYFAQAAPEDAAWAVYFLSGGRPRQLVPVRALRELAVSISGLSPWLFEESYQAVGDLAETISLVLPETDHSSTEGLAVWIEEKLLPLRGETPEFLARHLPSLWAQLDSASLMLCIKLITGSFRVGVSKLLVTRALAAMAELDSKRVAQRLVGYTDLSNRPTAASYLKLIAPQSDEEHAQRGGQPYPFFLAHALAQPVEQFEALLGPASQWQVEWKWDGIRAQVVKREGRLWIWSRGEELVSERFPELHALTHGLPDGTVIDGEIVVWKSSQPDTEDAFDPQSTAPPSVQPFALLQQRIGRKTLGKKILEDVPVVVLAYDLLEWQGEDWRNHTQAERRAQLEQVIATCNSPVLLASPLLTGKDWFDLAEQREASRRLGVEGMMLKARDAMYGVGRTKDMGVWWKWKVEPFSVDAVLIYAQRGHGRRASLYSDYTFAVWDGPPDASERTLVPFAKAYSGLTDEEMRKVDGIVRKTTVEKFGPVSSVTPSLVFELGFEGIALSKRHKSGIAVRFPRMLRWRQDKTVEEADSLATLQDLLS comes from the coding sequence ATGAAAGCCTTCGCCGAGCTGTACGCCGAACTCGACGCCACCACCTCAAGCAACGCCAAACTGGCGGCCATGCAAGCCTACTTCGCCCAAGCCGCGCCGGAAGATGCGGCGTGGGCGGTGTACTTTTTGTCTGGCGGGCGGCCTCGGCAATTGGTGCCCGTGCGCGCACTGCGGGAATTGGCGGTGAGCATCTCCGGACTGTCGCCGTGGTTGTTCGAGGAAAGTTACCAGGCCGTCGGCGATCTGGCGGAAACCATTTCGCTGGTATTGCCGGAAACCGATCACAGCTCAACCGAGGGCCTCGCGGTGTGGATCGAAGAAAAACTGTTGCCGCTGCGCGGTGAAACTCCGGAATTTCTCGCCCGACATTTGCCGTCACTGTGGGCGCAACTCGACAGCGCGAGCCTGATGCTGTGCATCAAATTGATCACCGGCAGCTTTCGCGTCGGCGTCTCGAAGTTGCTGGTCACCCGCGCATTGGCGGCGATGGCCGAGCTCGACAGCAAACGCGTGGCCCAGCGCCTGGTGGGTTACACCGACTTGTCCAACCGCCCGACCGCCGCGAGTTACCTGAAACTGATCGCGCCGCAATCCGATGAAGAACACGCGCAACGCGGCGGTCAGCCGTATCCGTTTTTTCTCGCGCACGCCTTGGCGCAACCGGTCGAGCAGTTTGAAGCGCTGCTCGGCCCGGCCAGCCAATGGCAAGTGGAATGGAAGTGGGACGGCATCCGCGCGCAAGTAGTGAAGCGCGAGGGCAGGTTGTGGATCTGGTCGCGGGGCGAAGAATTGGTCAGCGAGCGCTTCCCCGAATTGCATGCGCTGACCCACGGTTTGCCGGACGGCACGGTGATCGATGGTGAAATTGTCGTGTGGAAATCCTCGCAACCGGACACCGAGGACGCCTTCGATCCGCAATCCACCGCGCCGCCGTCCGTGCAGCCGTTTGCCTTGCTGCAACAACGCATCGGGCGCAAAACCCTTGGCAAGAAGATCCTCGAAGACGTGCCGGTGGTGGTGCTCGCCTATGACTTGCTGGAATGGCAGGGCGAAGATTGGCGCAACCACACGCAGGCTGAGCGCCGCGCGCAGTTGGAGCAGGTGATTGCCACGTGCAACAGCCCGGTGCTGCTGGCCTCGCCGCTGCTCACCGGCAAAGACTGGTTCGACCTCGCCGAACAGCGCGAAGCGTCGCGGCGCCTCGGCGTCGAAGGCATGATGCTCAAGGCCCGGGACGCGATGTATGGCGTCGGCCGGACCAAGGACATGGGCGTCTGGTGGAAATGGAAAGTCGAGCCGTTCAGCGTTGACGCGGTGTTGATCTACGCGCAACGCGGGCATGGCCGGCGCGCGAGTCTTTATAGCGATTACACGTTTGCGGTGTGGGACGGCCCTCCGGACGCCAGCGAGCGCACGCTGGTGCCGTTTGCCAAGGCGTATTCGGGGCTGACCGATGAGGAAATGCGCAAGGTTGACGGCATCGTGCGCAAAACCACGGTGGAGAAGTTCGGTCCGGTGAGCAGTGTGACGCCGAGTCTGGTGTTTGAGCTGGGCTTCGAAGGCATCGCGCTGTCGAAACGGCACAAAAGCGGAATCGCCGTGCGCTTCCCAAGAATGCTGCGCTGGCGCCAAGACAAAACCGTCGAAGAAGCCGACAGCCTCGCCACCCTGCAAGACCTCCTGAGCTAA
- a CDS encoding transporter substrate-binding domain-containing protein has translation MKKALLTLSALALCMAAGSALAKEYKELRFGVDPSYAPFESKAADGSLVGFDIDLGNAICAELKVKCKWVESDFDGMIPGLKANKFDGVISSMTVTPAREKVIDFSNELFSGPTAYVFKKGSGLSEDVASLKGKTVGYEQGTIQEAYAKAVLDKAGVKTQAYQNQDQVYSDLTSGRLDAAIQDMLQAELGFLKSPKGEGYEISKPVDSELLPAKTAIGISKGNKDLKALLDKGIKALHDDGTYATIQKKHFGDLNLYSGK, from the coding sequence ATGAAAAAAGCATTGCTGACCCTTTCTGCACTGGCGTTGTGCATGGCTGCCGGCTCCGCGCTGGCCAAGGAATATAAAGAGCTGCGTTTTGGCGTTGACCCTTCCTACGCACCGTTCGAGTCGAAAGCGGCCGATGGCAGCCTGGTAGGCTTCGATATCGACCTGGGCAACGCGATCTGCGCCGAGCTGAAGGTCAAGTGCAAATGGGTCGAAAGCGATTTCGACGGCATGATTCCGGGCCTCAAGGCCAATAAATTCGACGGCGTGATCTCTTCGATGACCGTCACCCCGGCTCGCGAAAAAGTCATCGACTTCTCCAACGAACTGTTCTCCGGCCCAACCGCTTACGTGTTCAAGAAGGGTTCCGGCCTGAGCGAAGACGTCGCTTCGCTGAAGGGCAAGACCGTCGGCTACGAGCAAGGCACCATTCAAGAAGCCTACGCCAAAGCCGTGCTGGACAAGGCCGGGGTCAAAACCCAGGCCTACCAGAACCAGGATCAGGTGTATTCGGACCTGACGTCGGGTCGCCTCGATGCCGCCATTCAAGACATGTTGCAAGCCGAATTGGGCTTCCTGAAGTCGCCAAAAGGTGAAGGCTACGAGATCAGCAAGCCGGTCGACAGCGAATTGCTGCCAGCCAAAACAGCTATCGGTATCTCTAAAGGTAACAAAGACCTCAAGGCACTTTTGGATAAAGGTATCAAAGCGTTACACGACGATGGCACCTACGCCACCATTCAGAAGAAACACTTTGGCGATCTGAATCTGTACAGCGGCAAATAA
- a CDS encoding ABC transporter permease gives MFENLLQNLGLSAFSLQGFGPLLMQGTWMTIKLSVLSLIVAVLLGLLGASAKLSKLKLVRVPAQLYTTLIRGVPDLVLMLLIFYSLQTWLTSFTDLMEWEYIEINPFSAGVITLGFIYGAYFTETFRGAILAVPRGQVEAATAYGLKRGQRFRLVVFPQMMRFALPGIGNNWMVMLKATALVSIIGLADLVKAAQDAGKSTYQLFYFLVLAALIYLVITSISNFVLRWLERRYAAGSREAVR, from the coding sequence ATGTTCGAAAACCTCTTACAAAATCTGGGGCTCTCTGCCTTCAGCCTTCAGGGCTTCGGTCCGTTGCTGATGCAAGGCACCTGGATGACCATCAAATTATCGGTGTTGTCGCTCATAGTCGCCGTGCTCCTCGGCTTGCTGGGCGCCAGTGCCAAACTGTCAAAACTCAAACTGGTGCGCGTGCCGGCGCAGCTCTACACCACGCTGATTCGCGGGGTGCCGGACCTGGTGCTGATGCTGCTGATTTTCTACAGCCTGCAAACCTGGCTGACGTCGTTCACCGATTTGATGGAATGGGAATACATCGAAATCAACCCGTTCAGCGCCGGGGTCATCACCCTGGGCTTCATTTACGGCGCGTATTTCACCGAAACCTTCCGTGGCGCCATTCTTGCGGTGCCGCGCGGCCAGGTTGAGGCCGCCACCGCGTATGGCCTCAAACGCGGCCAGCGCTTTCGGCTGGTGGTGTTTCCGCAGATGATGCGTTTCGCCCTGCCGGGCATCGGCAATAACTGGATGGTGATGCTCAAGGCCACCGCGCTGGTGTCGATCATCGGCCTCGCCGATCTGGTCAAGGCTGCGCAGGACGCCGGTAAAAGCACCTATCAACTGTTTTACTTTCTGGTGCTCGCCGCGCTGATTTATCTGGTGATCACCAGCATTTCCAACTTCGTCCTGCGCTGGCTCGAACGCCGCTACGCCGCCGGCTCCCGGGAGGCCGTACGATGA
- a CDS encoding ABC transporter permease: MIELLQEYWKPFLYTDGYNITGLAMTMWLLSASIFIGFVVSIPLSIARVSPHFYIRWPVQFYTYLFRGTPLYIQLLICYTGIYSLAAIREQPVLDAFFRDAMNCTILAFALNTCAYTTEIFAGAIRSMAHGEVEAAKAYGLTGWKLYAYVIMPSALRRSLPYYSNEVILMLHSTTVAFTATIPDILKVARDANSATFLTFQSFGIAALIYLTITFALVGLFRLAERRWLAFLGPTH; this comes from the coding sequence ATGATCGAACTCTTGCAGGAATACTGGAAACCCTTCCTTTATACCGACGGCTACAACATCACCGGTCTGGCGATGACCATGTGGCTGCTCAGCGCCTCGATCTTCATCGGTTTTGTGGTGTCGATCCCGCTGTCGATTGCGCGGGTGTCGCCGCACTTCTACATTCGCTGGCCGGTGCAGTTTTACACCTACCTGTTCCGTGGCACGCCGTTGTATATCCAGTTGCTGATTTGCTACACCGGCATCTACAGCCTCGCGGCGATCCGCGAACAACCGGTGCTCGACGCGTTCTTTCGGGATGCGATGAACTGCACCATCCTCGCCTTCGCCCTGAACACCTGCGCCTACACCACGGAGATTTTCGCCGGGGCGATTCGCAGCATGGCGCATGGTGAAGTCGAAGCGGCCAAGGCCTACGGTCTGACCGGCTGGAAGCTCTATGCCTACGTGATCATGCCGTCCGCCCTGCGTCGCTCGTTGCCGTATTACAGCAACGAAGTGATCCTGATGCTGCACTCGACCACCGTGGCGTTCACCGCGACCATCCCGGACATTCTGAAAGTGGCGCGGGACGCCAACTCGGCGACGTTCCTGACGTTCCAGTCGTTCGGCATCGCCGCGTTGATCTACCTGACCATAACCTTCGCGCTGGTTGGCCTGTTTCGACTTGCCGAACGCCGCTGGCTAGCCTTCCTCGGGCCGACCCACTAG
- a CDS encoding succinylglutamate desuccinylase/aspartoacylase family protein yields MRHQIHDLLAPLPGTARHIHSFHFGPASATGKIYIQASLHADELPGMLVAWHLKQRLAELEAAGRLRSEIVLVPIANPVGLEQVLMDVPLGRYELESGQNFNRWFVDLSEEVGNDIEGQLGDDPQHNLELIRSSLRNALARQTASTQLQSQRLTLQRLACDADIVLDLHCDFEAVAHLYTTPEAWPQVEPLARYIGAEASLLATDSGGQSFDECFTLLWWQLQERFGEHFNIPLGSFSVTVELRGQGEVNHPLASVDCQALLDYLIHVGAIAGEPAPLPDLPYPATPLAGVEPVATPVGGLLVFCAQPGQYLQAGQLIAEVIDPILDRVTPIHCTAAGLMYARSLRRMATAGMVIAHVAGTEAYRSGYLLSP; encoded by the coding sequence ATGCGCCACCAGATCCATGACTTGCTGGCCCCGCTGCCGGGGACTGCGCGACACATCCACAGTTTTCATTTCGGCCCTGCGTCGGCCACAGGCAAGATCTACATCCAGGCGTCCCTGCACGCCGACGAATTGCCCGGCATGCTTGTCGCGTGGCACCTCAAGCAACGCCTGGCCGAGCTGGAAGCGGCCGGGCGTTTGCGCAGCGAAATTGTCCTGGTGCCGATCGCCAACCCGGTCGGCCTCGAACAAGTGCTGATGGACGTGCCGCTGGGCCGTTATGAGCTGGAGAGCGGGCAGAATTTCAATCGCTGGTTCGTCGATTTGAGCGAAGAAGTCGGCAACGACATCGAAGGCCAGCTCGGCGACGATCCACAGCACAATCTCGAGTTGATCCGCAGCAGTCTGCGCAACGCCCTCGCCCGCCAGACCGCCAGCACGCAGTTGCAATCCCAGCGCCTGACCCTGCAACGGCTGGCCTGCGACGCGGACATCGTGCTCGACCTGCATTGCGATTTCGAAGCCGTCGCGCACCTTTACACCACGCCCGAGGCCTGGCCGCAGGTCGAGCCGCTGGCGCGCTACATCGGCGCCGAGGCCAGCCTGCTCGCCACCGATTCCGGCGGTCAGTCGTTCGATGAGTGTTTTACCTTGCTCTGGTGGCAGTTGCAGGAGCGCTTCGGCGAGCACTTCAATATTCCGCTGGGGAGTTTTTCGGTCACCGTCGAATTGCGCGGTCAGGGTGAGGTCAATCACCCGTTGGCCAGCGTCGATTGCCAGGCGTTGCTCGACTATCTGATTCACGTCGGCGCCATCGCTGGCGAACCGGCGCCGCTGCCCGATCTGCCTTATCCCGCCACGCCGCTGGCCGGCGTCGAACCGGTGGCCACGCCGGTCGGCGGTTTGCTGGTGTTCTGCGCGCAACCGGGGCAATACCTGCAGGCCGGGCAACTGATCGCCGAAGTCATCGACCCGATCCTCGATCGCGTCACCCCAATCCATTGCACCGCCGCCGGGCTGATGTACGCCCGCTCGCTGCGGCGCATGGCCACTGCCGGCATGGTGATCGCCCACGTCGCGGGCACCGAAGCCTATCGCAGCGGCTACCTACTTTCGCCTTGA
- a CDS encoding ABC transporter ATP-binding protein, translated as MYKLTIEGLHKSYGDHHVLKGVSLKANTGDVISLIGASGSGKSTFLRCINFLEQPNDGAMSLDGKDVRMIKDRHGMHVADPDELQRIRTRLAMVFQHFNLWSHMTVLENITMAPRRVLGCSKEEAEDRARRYLDKVGLAARVADQYPAFLSGGQQQRVAIARALAMEPEVMLFDEPTSALDPELVGEVLRVIQGLAEEGRTMIMVTHEMSFARKVSSQVLFLHQGLVEEEGAPEEVLGNPKSERLKQFLSGNLK; from the coding sequence ATGTACAAACTGACCATCGAAGGCCTGCATAAAAGTTACGGCGACCATCATGTGCTCAAAGGTGTTTCGCTCAAGGCCAACACCGGCGACGTGATCAGCCTGATCGGCGCCAGCGGCTCGGGCAAAAGCACGTTCCTGCGTTGCATCAACTTTCTTGAGCAACCAAACGACGGCGCAATGAGCCTGGACGGCAAAGACGTGCGGATGATCAAGGACCGCCATGGCATGCACGTCGCCGACCCCGATGAACTGCAACGGATCCGTACGCGGCTGGCCATGGTGTTCCAGCATTTCAACTTGTGGAGCCACATGACGGTGCTGGAAAACATCACCATGGCGCCGCGCCGCGTGCTCGGTTGCAGCAAGGAAGAAGCCGAGGACCGCGCGCGGCGTTATCTGGACAAAGTCGGTTTGGCCGCGCGAGTGGCCGATCAATACCCGGCGTTCCTCTCCGGCGGCCAGCAGCAACGGGTAGCGATTGCCCGCGCACTGGCGATGGAGCCGGAGGTGATGCTGTTCGATGAACCGACCTCGGCGCTCGACCCGGAACTGGTCGGCGAAGTGCTGCGGGTGATTCAGGGGCTGGCCGAAGAGGGCCGGACGATGATCATGGTCACCCACGAAATGAGCTTCGCGCGCAAAGTATCGAGCCAGGTGCTGTTTCTGCATCAGGGTCTGGTGGAAGAAGAAGGCGCGCCGGAAGAGGTGCTGGGCAATCCGAAGAGCGAGCGGCTGAAGCAGTTTCTCAGCGGTAATCTCAAATAA